A single window of Chloroflexota bacterium DNA harbors:
- the folP gene encoding dihydropteroate synthase, producing the protein MNAFTDRPLAPTNIGNRTFHWGCRTFVMGVLNATPDSFSGDGLADDIDRAVKQALRFQYDGADIIDIGGESTRPASLYSGAGPISTEEELARVIPVIEALAPVLDIPISVDTYKAEVADAALDAGAAMINDVWGFRRDPDMAAVAADSGAPVVLMHNQAHTRYDDLVPDVIAQLRSMADDAVVAGVKPENIILDPGMGFGKTAEHNLEILRRLGEFHVLDAPLLVGMSRKSTIGYVLDLPVEERLDGTAATVALSVAYGADVVRVHDVKEMVRVAKMSDAVVRGWTQPDA; encoded by the coding sequence ATGAACGCATTCACCGACAGACCACTTGCGCCAACAAACATCGGCAATCGCACTTTTCATTGGGGCTGCCGCACGTTCGTCATGGGCGTACTCAATGCGACGCCGGATTCGTTCTCAGGCGATGGGCTTGCCGACGATATTGACCGCGCTGTCAAGCAGGCGTTGCGCTTTCAGTACGACGGCGCGGACATAATAGACATTGGCGGCGAATCAACTAGACCGGCATCTCTATATTCCGGCGCCGGTCCTATTTCGACCGAAGAAGAATTGGCGCGGGTGATACCTGTAATCGAGGCCCTGGCGCCCGTGTTGGACATTCCCATCAGCGTTGACACATACAAGGCGGAAGTTGCGGATGCTGCACTGGATGCAGGCGCGGCGATGATAAACGATGTGTGGGGATTCCGCCGGGATCCGGATATGGCTGCCGTCGCCGCTGACTCCGGAGCGCCAGTAGTGCTGATGCACAATCAGGCGCATACGCGATATGACGACTTGGTGCCAGATGTAATCGCGCAGCTGAGGAGCATGGCGGACGACGCCGTTGTCGCAGGCGTGAAGCCAGAGAACATCATCCTCGACCCCGGCATGGGCTTTGGCAAAACCGCCGAACACAACCTTGAAATACTGCGCCGGCTCGGCGAGTTTCACGTGCTTGACGCTCCGCTGCTTGTGGGCATGTCGCGCAAATCTACAATCGGCTATGTGCTAGACCTGCCCGTTGAAGAGCGTCTCGATGGCACAGCGGCGACGGTCGCGCTCTCGGTCGCTTACGGCGCGGACGTCGTGCGCGTCCACGATGTCAAGGAGATGGTGCGCGTCGCCAAGATGAGCGATGCTGTCGTGCGCGGTTGGACGCAACCTGATGCTTAG
- a CDS encoding exonuclease SbcCD subunit D — protein MRILHFADIHIGVENYGRIDPETGLSSRLGDFLHAFDELVDYAIDTDVDLVLFCGDAYRSRDPSQTQQREFAKRIARLSGAGIPTFLLVGNHDTPQVIAQATALEIFPTLNVANVHIGDRLQTYAVQTRSGPLQIVALPWIKRSDFLASDAARGMTHQQINDAIQRMIDDAVRFQAEQLDASVPAVFAGHVTIGQSTLASEQSMMLGHDHVLMNSSVALPQFEYVALGHVHRHQVLSRNPYVVYSGSPQRVDFGEEKDDKGFCVIELDPDKPQGSRLTSFEFVKNDARPFLTIDVKLNSGDDDPTATVIKVIESADLAGAIVRLRIALPAELEPLLVESSIRDALRPAHHIASIAKDVADRARTRLGDENTRGLTPKDALRLYFDTRDVPNDRAETLMRYAEELIAERE, from the coding sequence ATGCGCATACTGCATTTCGCTGACATCCACATTGGTGTGGAGAATTACGGCAGGATAGACCCGGAGACCGGGCTGTCGTCGCGGCTCGGCGACTTTCTGCACGCGTTCGACGAACTTGTGGACTATGCGATCGATACGGATGTCGATCTCGTACTGTTCTGCGGCGATGCGTACAGGAGCCGCGATCCGTCGCAGACGCAGCAGCGCGAATTCGCCAAGCGCATTGCGCGGCTGTCCGGCGCAGGCATTCCGACATTTCTGCTTGTGGGCAACCACGACACGCCGCAGGTCATCGCACAGGCGACGGCGCTCGAAATCTTCCCCACGCTGAATGTGGCGAATGTGCACATCGGCGACAGACTGCAAACCTACGCGGTGCAAACTCGCAGCGGTCCTTTGCAGATTGTCGCGCTGCCGTGGATAAAGCGCAGCGACTTCTTGGCGAGCGACGCGGCGCGCGGCATGACGCACCAGCAGATTAACGACGCCATCCAGCGGATGATAGACGATGCCGTGCGTTTTCAGGCGGAGCAGCTTGACGCGAGCGTGCCGGCGGTGTTCGCCGGGCATGTAACCATCGGCCAGTCAACACTGGCATCCGAGCAATCTATGATGCTGGGACACGACCATGTGCTGATGAACAGCAGCGTCGCACTGCCGCAGTTTGAGTATGTCGCGCTGGGGCACGTCCACCGCCACCAGGTATTGAGCCGGAATCCGTATGTGGTCTATTCCGGCAGCCCGCAACGCGTCGATTTCGGCGAGGAAAAGGACGACAAGGGATTCTGCGTAATCGAGCTTGACCCGGACAAGCCGCAAGGCTCACGCTTGACTAGCTTCGAGTTCGTGAAGAATGACGCTCGTCCATTTCTGACTATCGACGTGAAACTCAACAGCGGCGACGATGATCCGACGGCGACGGTCATCAAGGTGATCGAATCCGCAGACTTAGCCGGCGCTATTGTGCGGCTGCGAATCGCGCTGCCCGCCGAACTCGAACCACTGCTGGTAGAAAGCAGCATCCGAGACGCGCTGCGACCGGCGCACCACATCGCGTCCATCGCCAAGGATGTGGCTGACAGGGCGAGAACGCGCCTAGGGGATGAGAACACGCGCGGTCTGACGCCAAAGGACGCGCTGCGCCTGTACTTCGACACGCGCGATGTGCCCAACGACCGCGCCGAAACCCTGATGCGATACGCCGAAGAGCTTATCGCAGAGCGCGAGTAA
- a CDS encoding PQQ-binding-like beta-propeller repeat protein, with the protein MSNLNTLRRGVLSQGWSAEVGDYAIAGGWCLQGDALVVGDAEGGIYAFNGESGETAWAQNGVHDLGVLAVAVHPNGNEFATAGQDGKALIWNAVERQVSRTIDFGNGWVENVAWSPDGKRFAVSCSRQVRVYDTDGGELWQYDDHPSTVSAIAWSGAGDLATACYGQVAFLDGSNGKIGQKLEWQGSLVSMVLSADGGIVACGSQDNSVHFWRRSTGQDSMMTGYPAKPSALAFDDTGTLLATGGGDAVMVWSFDGSGPEGTRPGVLEHHLQPITTLAFAPGEMRLASGGRDGSVAAWSLQRNGEGSRIGVENVGSSVSQLYWRPDGQALAALNAQGGITVWRMQAEPRLSRADRRRMLRRRGGSS; encoded by the coding sequence ATGTCTAATCTAAACACCCTCAGAAGGGGTGTCTTATCCCAAGGCTGGTCTGCGGAAGTCGGCGACTACGCAATAGCCGGAGGATGGTGCCTTCAGGGCGACGCCCTGGTTGTCGGCGATGCCGAAGGTGGCATTTACGCATTCAACGGCGAGTCAGGGGAGACCGCTTGGGCGCAGAACGGCGTCCATGACTTAGGAGTACTTGCCGTTGCAGTCCACCCCAACGGCAACGAGTTCGCCACCGCGGGGCAGGATGGAAAAGCCTTAATCTGGAACGCCGTAGAACGCCAAGTAAGCCGTACTATCGATTTTGGCAACGGTTGGGTGGAAAATGTCGCATGGTCTCCGGACGGCAAACGGTTCGCGGTATCCTGCTCCAGACAGGTTCGCGTTTATGACACGGACGGTGGCGAGCTTTGGCAGTATGACGATCATCCCAGCACCGTCAGCGCGATCGCATGGTCCGGCGCCGGGGATCTGGCGACGGCATGCTACGGTCAAGTAGCTTTCCTAGACGGGTCAAATGGCAAAATTGGCCAAAAGCTAGAGTGGCAAGGCTCCCTAGTTTCGATGGTGCTGAGCGCCGACGGAGGGATCGTAGCCTGTGGCAGTCAGGACAACTCGGTGCATTTCTGGCGTCGCAGCACCGGGCAGGACTCCATGATGACCGGTTATCCGGCAAAGCCGTCGGCACTGGCTTTTGACGATACCGGCACACTCTTGGCAACCGGCGGCGGCGATGCCGTTATGGTCTGGAGCTTCGACGGAAGCGGACCTGAAGGCACGCGGCCCGGCGTACTTGAGCATCATCTTCAACCCATAACCACGCTTGCCTTCGCTCCCGGCGAGATGCGTTTGGCATCGGGCGGACGCGATGGCTCTGTGGCGGCGTGGTCGCTGCAGCGAAATGGAGAAGGCAGCCGGATAGGGGTAGAAAATGTAGGCAGCTCAGTGTCCCAACTGTACTGGCGGCCTGACGGACAAGCGCTTGCCGCCCTGAACGCGCAGGGTGGCATAACGGTTTGGCGCATGCAGGCAGAGCCACGCCTGAGCAGAGCTGACCGCCGCCGCATGTTGCGGCGTCGTGGGGGAAGCAGCTGA
- a CDS encoding glycine--tRNA ligase, producing the protein MDALASLAKQRGFIFQNSEIYGGMASTWDYGPLGVELKRNIKDAWWRTFVWERDDMVGLDSSILMHPEVWRASGHVDSFTDPLVDCRVCGRRWREDQLEERKCPACGGELTEARNFNLMFKTFVGPVEDDASIAFLRPETAQGIFVNFENVLNSSRKRLPFGIAQIGKAFRNEITTGGFIFRTREFEMMEIEYFVEPGTDEELHEKWIQDCLGWYTGLGVDSDRLRVRAHTADELSHYSKATYDIEYLFPWGWGEIQGIANRTDYDLKAHSKSSGHGLTYFDQPANKRYTPYVVEPAAGVDRAVMTFLVDAYTEEEAPTASGGTQKRVLLKLHPTIAPVKAAILPLSRNQRLVPLAREVYDKVRRSGAIDGFVQYDDAQSIGRRYRRQDEIGTPLCITVDFDSLDDNAVTIRDRDTMEQARIPIDTLDAELSARLRV; encoded by the coding sequence TTGGACGCCCTCGCATCGCTTGCCAAGCAGCGCGGGTTCATTTTCCAAAACAGCGAGATTTACGGCGGCATGGCGAGCACTTGGGACTACGGCCCGCTCGGTGTGGAGCTCAAGCGCAACATCAAGGACGCTTGGTGGCGCACATTCGTCTGGGAGCGCGACGATATGGTCGGGCTGGACTCGTCCATCCTGATGCACCCGGAAGTCTGGCGCGCGAGCGGACATGTCGATAGCTTCACCGATCCGCTCGTTGACTGCCGCGTTTGCGGCCGGCGCTGGCGGGAAGACCAGCTCGAAGAGCGCAAGTGCCCTGCCTGCGGTGGCGAACTCACTGAAGCGCGCAACTTCAACCTGATGTTCAAGACATTCGTCGGACCTGTCGAAGACGACGCCTCGATCGCCTTTCTGCGACCGGAGACGGCACAAGGCATATTCGTCAACTTCGAAAATGTGCTCAACTCATCGCGCAAACGGCTGCCTTTTGGCATCGCGCAAATCGGCAAGGCGTTCCGCAACGAAATTACGACCGGCGGCTTCATCTTCCGCACGCGCGAGTTCGAGATGATGGAAATCGAGTATTTCGTTGAACCCGGCACAGACGAAGAACTGCACGAGAAGTGGATTCAGGATTGCCTTGGCTGGTACACCGGGCTGGGCGTCGATAGCGACAGGCTGCGAGTGCGCGCCCACACTGCTGACGAACTGTCCCACTACTCCAAGGCGACCTACGACATCGAGTACCTGTTCCCGTGGGGATGGGGCGAAATTCAGGGCATCGCCAACCGCACGGACTACGACCTGAAGGCGCACTCTAAGAGCAGCGGACACGGGCTGACATATTTCGATCAGCCGGCGAACAAGCGGTACACGCCCTATGTCGTAGAACCGGCCGCGGGTGTTGACCGCGCTGTTATGACCTTCTTGGTGGATGCCTATACCGAAGAGGAAGCGCCAACCGCGAGCGGCGGCACCCAGAAGCGGGTGCTGCTGAAACTACATCCCACGATTGCGCCCGTCAAGGCGGCGATTCTACCGCTCAGTCGCAATCAGCGGCTCGTGCCGCTTGCGCGCGAGGTGTACGACAAGGTGCGGCGGAGTGGAGCGATCGACGGCTTCGTACAATACGATGACGCGCAGAGCATCGGCAGGCGTTACAGGCGGCAAGACGAAATCGGCACGCCGCTGTGCATCACCGTCGATTTCGATTCGCTCGACGACAACGCCGTTACCATACGCGACCGCGACACGATGGAGCAGGCGCGCATCCCAATCGACACGCTGGACGCCGAATTGAGCGCGCGCCTACGGGTGTAA
- a CDS encoding Trm112 family protein — MRRNLMDILVCPECKGELNLVVSVEQDDEVVEGSLSCVVCDIAYPIEDTIPNMLPPALR; from the coding sequence TTGCGCCGCAACCTAATGGACATTCTAGTGTGCCCAGAGTGCAAGGGCGAGCTGAACCTCGTTGTCAGCGTGGAGCAGGACGACGAGGTTGTCGAAGGCAGCCTTAGTTGCGTCGTCTGCGACATCGCCTATCCAATAGAGGACACGATACCGAACATGTTGCCGCCCGCGCTGCGTTGA
- a CDS encoding TlpA family protein disulfide reductase, which produces MQRNVMPSEVKALLKVRKRLGPVGLLCLTMLIFATACGPSAQTVEPGNGASAEAAPDFALTLFGTETRQAGETLRLSDLAGKPVVLNFWFPSCPPCVAEMPEFERVYQSHKADGVEFVGVQLVGIDTAEDGQNFVNEVGVTYALGPDEDDIIMKYQVNGFPMTVFIDQEQNIVRKWQGILDEEKLEEILAEIVH; this is translated from the coding sequence ATGCAAAGAAATGTAATGCCGTCAGAGGTCAAAGCGCTGTTAAAGGTACGAAAGCGGCTTGGGCCGGTCGGCTTGCTGTGCCTGACAATGCTGATATTCGCGACGGCGTGCGGCCCAAGCGCGCAGACAGTAGAGCCGGGCAACGGCGCATCAGCAGAAGCAGCGCCGGACTTTGCGCTTACTCTGTTCGGCACGGAGACGCGACAGGCGGGCGAGACGCTGCGGCTATCCGACCTCGCGGGCAAGCCGGTTGTGCTCAACTTCTGGTTTCCATCATGCCCGCCCTGCGTAGCGGAAATGCCGGAATTCGAGCGCGTGTATCAGAGCCACAAGGCAGATGGCGTAGAGTTCGTGGGCGTGCAGCTCGTGGGCATCGACACGGCGGAAGACGGGCAGAACTTCGTGAACGAAGTGGGCGTTACCTACGCGCTCGGCCCGGACGAGGACGACATCATCATGAAGTATCAAGTCAACGGCTTCCCGATGACGGTCTTCATCGACCAAGAGCAGAATATCGTTCGCAAGTGGCAAGGCATCCTGGACGAGGAGAAGTTGGAAGAAATACTCGCAGAAATCGTGCATTAG
- the folK gene encoding 2-amino-4-hydroxy-6-hydroxymethyldihydropteridine diphosphokinase, with translation MLSCAVGRNLMLSKAYIGLGSNLGDSAGSLRAAVDMMREFAVDIRQSPMYRTAPQGFSNQPPFYNAVCRVATVLTPYELMEGLLRVESEVGRRRTFRNAPRLLDLDILLFGPRVLNTPPVILPHPRMTERLFVLKPLADIAPQLRHPVNGLTVAEMLRSLPAQSDVIERVEWR, from the coding sequence ATGCTGTCGTGCGCGGTTGGACGCAACCTGATGCTTAGCAAAGCGTACATCGGGCTTGGCTCGAACCTCGGCGATTCTGCGGGCAGTCTTCGCGCCGCAGTCGATATGATGCGCGAATTCGCGGTCGATATTCGGCAGTCCCCGATGTATAGGACCGCGCCGCAAGGATTCAGCAACCAGCCGCCTTTCTACAACGCCGTGTGTCGCGTGGCGACGGTACTCACGCCTTACGAGTTGATGGAAGGCCTGCTGCGAGTCGAATCTGAAGTCGGGCGCCGCCGCACATTTCGAAACGCGCCGCGCTTGCTCGACCTGGACATTCTGCTGTTCGGTCCGCGCGTGCTGAACACGCCGCCGGTCATCCTACCGCATCCGCGTATGACAGAAAGGCTATTCGTGCTAAAGCCGCTAGCCGACATAGCGCCGCAACTGAGACACCCAGTGAACGGGCTAACCGTCGCCGAGATGCTGCGCAGCCTACCCGCGCAGTCCGATGTGATAGAGCGGGTGGAATGGCGCTAG
- a CDS encoding ABC transporter permease, which yields MGAYMVRRLVTLPLMLLGISAVTFTLLNLAPGNPAEIVVRQRNPGQIPNPAEVSAMRIELGLDAPVPTQYVRWMTRALTGDLGRSYVTEQPVAAQLARRTVPTVLLTAVSFALALLVAVPVGILSAQRRGGIRDSAARLAALVGAAAPSYALAFGLIILFAVKLSWLPALGYGSVAHIALPAIALSLAPMAQLMRLIRASMLEVLGQDYIRTARAKGLSEKLVVSGHALRNALLPAIGATGVHLGYLLGGAVIVETIFTWPGLGQLMVGAALTRDYPVVQGFVTYIAVVVLLVNLAADVALRVADPRLRFS from the coding sequence ATGGGAGCATACATGGTGCGACGGTTGGTAACGCTGCCTCTGATGCTCCTAGGCATCTCCGCTGTAACCTTCACTTTACTTAATCTGGCGCCCGGCAATCCCGCCGAGATTGTCGTGCGCCAGCGCAACCCTGGGCAGATACCCAACCCAGCCGAAGTGTCCGCCATGCGCATAGAGCTGGGCTTGGACGCACCGGTTCCGACGCAGTACGTTCGCTGGATGACCCGTGCATTGACTGGCGACCTGGGCCGCTCCTATGTGACGGAGCAGCCCGTTGCAGCACAGCTTGCCCGGCGCACCGTGCCGACAGTCTTGCTCACTGCAGTTTCTTTTGCCCTCGCTCTGCTAGTCGCCGTGCCAGTGGGCATCCTGTCCGCACAACGTCGCGGCGGCATCCGAGATTCCGCAGCGCGCTTGGCGGCGCTGGTTGGCGCGGCGGCGCCATCCTACGCTCTTGCCTTCGGACTGATCATCTTGTTCGCCGTGAAACTGTCTTGGCTACCTGCCCTGGGCTACGGTTCGGTGGCGCATATCGCGCTTCCTGCCATTGCCCTGTCCCTTGCGCCTATGGCGCAGCTGATGCGACTAATACGCGCCAGTATGCTGGAGGTGCTTGGGCAAGATTACATACGCACGGCGCGGGCAAAAGGGCTATCCGAAAAACTCGTCGTCTCCGGACACGCACTTCGTAACGCACTGCTGCCTGCCATCGGGGCTACGGGGGTGCATCTAGGCTACCTGCTCGGCGGAGCCGTGATAGTGGAGACCATCTTTACTTGGCCCGGACTGGGACAACTGATGGTGGGCGCGGCTCTAACCCGTGACTACCCAGTAGTGCAGGGGTTCGTAACTTACATCGCTGTGGTCGTGTTGTTAGTCAACTTGGCGGCGGACGTTGCCCTCCGCGTCGCAGACCCTCGCCTGCGTTTCAGTTAA
- a CDS encoding ABC transporter permease, with protein MERVVSPPKRGIFPSKSSGSRRRRQWTALLREPGTALGLFLVVSLLLAGIFAPWLPLDDPTRINLPERLLSPSTEQLLGTDHLGRDTFSRIIYGARLTLLAAAATLALSMTIALIVGILSGYHGGWLDTALMGVVDLLLAFPSLILALAVAGALGPGLFNVLLAAGAVWWVGHARVIRGITLGARQMEYVTAARATGAGNLRIILRHIAPNILGPIIVIASLDVGWIILGIAGLNFLGLGAQPPAPEWGAMLNDARPHLQTAPRLLLLPGAAIFVTVLGFNLLGDGIRDLLDPRIRRARG; from the coding sequence ATGGAGCGTGTCGTTTCTCCGCCTAAACGAGGCATATTCCCGTCCAAAAGCAGCGGTTCCCGTCGGCGGCGTCAGTGGACAGCGCTGCTGCGGGAACCCGGCACAGCATTGGGCTTGTTCCTGGTGGTATCGCTGTTGCTAGCAGGCATATTCGCGCCATGGCTTCCCCTGGATGACCCCACCCGGATAAACTTGCCCGAACGATTGCTCTCTCCTTCGACGGAGCAGCTACTGGGGACCGACCACCTGGGACGGGACACATTCAGCCGAATCATCTACGGAGCTCGCTTGACCCTGCTCGCAGCAGCAGCAACCTTGGCGCTCAGTATGACTATCGCACTGATAGTGGGCATACTATCCGGGTACCACGGCGGGTGGCTGGACACGGCGTTGATGGGCGTGGTGGACCTACTGCTGGCATTTCCTTCGCTTATCCTGGCTCTGGCAGTGGCAGGCGCATTGGGCCCCGGCCTGTTCAATGTGTTACTTGCCGCTGGAGCAGTGTGGTGGGTGGGCCACGCTCGCGTCATACGCGGAATCACCTTAGGGGCGCGACAGATGGAGTATGTAACTGCAGCGCGGGCAACCGGAGCTGGCAACCTTCGCATCATCCTTCGGCATATTGCTCCTAACATCCTGGGACCAATTATAGTAATCGCATCTTTGGACGTCGGCTGGATTATCCTAGGCATCGCTGGGCTTAACTTCTTGGGTCTTGGGGCTCAACCGCCCGCGCCGGAGTGGGGAGCAATGCTCAACGACGCGCGTCCTCACCTCCAGACAGCGCCTCGGCTGTTGTTATTGCCCGGAGCTGCCATCTTTGTCACTGTGCTGGGGTTCAACCTGCTAGGCGACGGCATCCGAGACCTTCTCGATCCTCGCATCCGTCGAGCACGGGGATGA